A region of the Channa argus isolate prfri chromosome 14, Channa argus male v1.0, whole genome shotgun sequence genome:
ATATCTCATTATTTCTGTCCACGCTGCTGCGTCACTTTTTGCTGGGCTTAGGACAGGGAATTGCAAAACACTGTTTAGAAGGACACATttcactgaaaatgtgttttacctgTGCCATCATGACTGTACACGAGGCAGGTTATGTTGGTTTTGGACTCACTGGATACCAGATGTGAAGGACAAAACTTTTTCACTACACCATTGTTATCATTCTCATTAATCTTCCTCTGATCATAGATTCTGAAGAGAAGgtgcagaaaacacaaacagcactaATTTAAAGCAGGCAATTGTCTAAAATACTATTATATTTCCATATCATTTCCATTGGCATTGTTAGTTCAGTAATCAGAATTAAAAACAAGCTGGTTCCTACCTGACATACTGATCTCTCCCACCCACAGCAAAGTCGTGCGTCTTTGCTGGATTGACGAAGATGGTGTACAGCCCAACTTTTTTATCACCCTCCTTCACGACCACCAGTTTACTGTCACAAAAATATAagacaaaaagggaaaacaggCTGTCTTCACTGCCAATAGAAACAACTCAAAAATCGTTGTGACACAAATAAGGCAGATACAGGAGAATTGGTAAAGAGGAACACGTGCAAAAGGATGTTTGCATCACTATAAACTATGTCTAAAAGCAGCCACAACTGAATGAATACGTCCATCGAAATTCTACATTAATTCTAGTTCGTGAGGTAATTAAATTTGAAGTTGGTAAACTCAAACAATGGCTTCACTCACTTGGCAGGCCGGTCTAGACGCAGGTCAATACCATACACCACAGCATCCTCTccagcagaaagaaagaagcaagGAGAATCTGGCTGAAGGGCCAACTGACataaaaaacgaaaaaaaacacacagagtgtaCTTAATTCTTGCCATACTGCTTAATATATTGACCAGAGCTGTAGTTTGCGGCACAAACACTCACCTTGTGCGCTGCCCCTTTATGCTGGGCTACCCGCTTGGTATTCTTGCAGCACTGTGTGGCAGAGAGCTCGGCCACTCGGATCTGACCATCTCGAGCACACATGGCCAAGGTGGAATCCCCGCTATGAGGCAGGAACTTTGCCTGTGTGCATTGTGGGCAGAGGTTGGGAATAGGAGACGTATCCTGATTAGTTTAATCACCCAGTCACTGTGACCGTCTATTCTCTtcacattcatttaaacattttcctttgaTGTGAATTTCTTTATAGCTCTAGTCAACTATTGCTTTCATGTATAGTCAAAGGaaataaacctaaataaaagGAATAAAGGGAATCAAATATAGATTTTATAAAACATGAGGTCATGgacatttttcactttcttgGGGTTTAATTGAAAACAACTGAAAGGATAACATGTTGACATATTAACCATCAGTTTCAACCCACGGCTTTTTCTTACCTGAAACACGTTGCTCTTGTGGCCACTTTCAAACTCTAGCTCTGCACGGCGGACGGCCCAGTCCCAGATCACCACTCGCAGGTCATCGCTGCCCGATGCCAGGCGCGTGCCCGAGGGGTTGAAATGCAACGTGTTGACACAGCCTGTGTGCCTCTCCAGGCGACCCTGGAGCTCCAGCCTCTGCACGAGGCCTCTGGCTCCACACACGCGCCTCACAAACTGGTGAGAGTACCTGCCAATCTCCCTAGAGCGCAGTGAGGGTACTGCCTGCCACGTAGGGCCACGGAGGTCACGGAGTTCTGCCCCGAGCCACGCCTCCATAGCCTCATCATCATCTTCGCCATCATCatctttctgttcttcttcatcttcatcatctacATCATCCTCATCTGAGCTGGAGGACTGATTGGCGTCACCACCGGGTCTATTCCTCTTTCTAGCTGCCCTCTTCCCACCATCTTTATCCTTTACTCTCTCTTGTCTgccactctcactctctctttcgcCATCCTCAGTCAGGGAGTAGAGCCCGCTGCCGTCCATGCTGTCCgtgtcctcttcctcctctccctctacGTTTGCCCCTGTCTCTCCTTCCACATTTGGCATAAGCTTGTCTCCTGACGCCTCTCCTGTCTCAGTAGGAGTTACTGAAACAGGGAAAACCAGAGCCAAAGGGAAAAAGCTTAACACAACACCCTCGCTGGGACATTCAACAAAAGTTTGACAACTGCTGCATATCTTGCACTGTAAAGTGCATCATCGAGTCCTCTTAGGCTGCAAAATAATCCAATTATATTAACCCTCCAACAATGTCAATGTCAAATGCAGAATATTACAGAAGGTACATGaatgtaaaatttgaaattaagcATAGAATGTTTCTATCAAACCAGGGGTGCATACATTCTTTCTGAGCTGTTAAAACTAAATCGATAGCTTTACCATCTCCAGGGGAAGACTCCGTTTGTCCTCCTTTGCTTTCAGAGGCATTTCCTTCCTCGTGTTGGTCTTCTGCGGATTCTTTTTCCTCAGAGCCACCtagcaaaaaccaaaacatgccGTGTGCTTAACTCTCGGTGTTACGGAGCATGATAACTCGTTTAACTACGGCCATTACCATTAGTATAAATAGCCTTTTACCGTTAAGGACAGTGGCTTTGCCATCAGCCTCGGCCATGCGTCTGTTGTCCTGCGTCGACCCGAGGGAGAGCCTGAgtgtcacacacaaatacagaaatcgCTTATTAGCCAAGTTGGTAAGTGCTTCATTTAAGAACAATGCACTTGTATGAATAAGTAAGTCGACATCATTGCTTGCAATCGCTTGACTGTTGTCAACTACCGAGGCCGCACCACTATGACACAGTTAGCTCAGCAGCTTGCAAACTAACAGACAAAACTAATTTGACTGCCCCCTCATCCTCCCCCTCCCCATCTGCATGTAACGACATAAACAAACTAACTCGCCTGAAGACTAGCTAGCTCAAGGCCCGATTAATACCCTATTGTGCTTCAACGGTAGTTTATTAATGCAGTGTATTTATCAAAACGAGTGCTCGACTACATGACAACAGTTCAAAGGTGGGCTAACATGCACGAGGCCAACCCCAAAtcgtaataaaagaaaaaaaaaatactgctcaACAGCTTGTTGTCAGACAGCGAGAACCCAGCTAGCACTTCCATTATCGTTAACGTTAGTGGCTAACGAGCATAGCTAGCGTTACCTCTACTCGAAGGCCGGACGAGGCGTACTACTTAGTTTAGTCCTAATCTTTACTGCAGATTTATTTTCTCCACTTAGCTGCTCCACAAATGAGCTAAGTGCCTCGACAAGGAGTTCTCTGGCTGAAAACACACGGCATTAGGAATGCGTGCATAAAGCTTTTGATAAAGAACAGACTATACTAAACGCAAGCTGCATTCACGCAACGTTAACTGCTCTGTTTATGTTTTGAcggttcagcttttttttttttttttttttttgtggctccATTTCCGGTGTCGTGCTcgcttctttttattttcccgGAAGTTTACAGAGAACAGTCAAAAACGATGCCATGCATCCACAGTGCCAGTGAGGaataatactactaataattaTAGTATGAGCCAActagggtttcctctgttttgtttatgttgtgtattgtaaggttagttaGCTTGAGAAGCTTATGTATAGAGTACTGACGacgtcatcaatgacatcacatatctgcctttgaagtttgcctcttatattgtacttttaaattCGCCTTTTAACGGTGACTAGTCGTACAAACTATTTGTAGAGACGATCTTACTCttatctgatggtccaacaatgatccactccagagattgtatgatgaacactgaacatttattgaatttcacgtttctcaacttagccaataaCAGACTAATTCTAAAATACACGTTTACGAATAGTAATTTTACAAACACGTTCACGAATCAATtccatcaaacaagtttctcaaagtggttcctaaatccacagaacactGTAAGAAGCTGTGTGCCAACACAGCTACTCACTGTACCTTTCCCTTccaccttgttgcggtccacactaTCTTGTAGTCAGTTtctttgctccagttactgttACCTTTACTCCACGTCTGTTCCTTTcaatagctgagctgaactgcctcTCTGTGACAAACCATTGttatgcattgtttccttgacaattGGTTAAACAAACTTAATATTCGCCTTTGTAGTTTATCTTTTAACGCCTAATGATGTAATTAATCTATACTTCTTAATCCAATTAActttacaatacacaacataaacaaaaacagaggagaccctggttggctcatacgtACCCGGGCCgtaattgtgctccaatattagaaacattaaCAAACTTAATATTGTAAACAATTACTAAATGACATatccacaaaaaacacaaaaacaaatcatgcgATTACTTCAAACCCTCATGACTAATCTTCATTGttgttctctcttctttcatcGGGTGTCAGAGGTTTACCAGCTCTTAACTCCTtaggagatcagtctttaccactgtctcattCTGATTCTTGGAGAAGACAAATCTTGGTTATGGGTCTATCAAACTCGCTGGTCCTCGTCTTGATATGCACCTGACGGACTAGACCTCATTCGTCCTTTATTGTGTGGATGATTTTGCCAATCACCCATGAGTTTTGGGATGCTGActcatcaacaatcaacacaatgtcTCCAGGAACAAAATTGCGGTTTGCATGTGATCATATTTGCCACCTTTAGAGCTCAGGCAGAATTTCCTTAGCCCAACGTTTCCAAAAGAAATCTGCTATATACTGCACTTGTCTCCATCTACGGCGGGCGTATAGATCATCTTTCGGGAAATTTCCAAGGTATCGATCTGTTAGGTTTTTAAGAGAAGAAGGTGATTTGGTGTCATTGTCTCCAAGTCATTTGGATAATTGGAAGGTGTAGTGATTGGCCAACTGTTTATGATGATCAACACCTATTTTAGTAAATGCTGGTTCATCAGGTAAGACTCTATTAAATGGGAGGTCTGCCAGTTGTTGCCACCCAGTTGCTCCATGTAATCTTCAACAGATTCTACACTTGGATAAAATCTTTCTAATGGCTGAGATTGCATTTGGTATCCAGTATCCTTGACATAAACTTGAATTGATCTGACTGAATGCACCACTGCACGCCCAATACCATTTCCATTGGAAGTTAATTTTGATCCAGATCTAAGTCCTTTATTTCTATCGCGTCCTCCTCTGCCTTTTTAACATTCACATAAAAGTTTTGTAGCACCATATGTATTGTGCAAGcatcaaacagatgtgtgttgtcCTCTGCACATCGCCTGAGAGCATAGCTGGCATAACTTGGCAATGAAGTGGCTCCAAACAGATACACCTCCATCCTGTATTCTGCCATCAGCTGACTAGTGTCTCCATCTGGCCACTACAAGAATCTGAGTAGCTCAGGTCACCTGGTGGAACATAGCTTCCACATCCACCACTATTGCCACAGGCTCCTTGAAGAAGCCTAGTCAGAACACCAATTATTATTGTAGAGGTTCCCTGAAGCACAGTATATTCTTTTTAGGATGATACACTCCATGATGAGGAATGTACCAAACTTTTCCATTGCTGCCGCCAAGGTCCTTATCTAGAACCTTCACTGCATATTCATTGGTGATCGGATCATCCATGAAGGCAATATAATCAATACTAAATGAGGGATTCCTGAGAAACGTCCTCTTCTAAGTTGGAGCACACTGTGCTGCTATAGCACAATTGTTTGTCCATTTACCAATCAAGCAGATTGTTACACTATCTATGAACAGACAATCTGCCTTAGacatctcctgctcctcctcttgaCTACCCTCAGGAAAGTCATACTTAAACTGCTGACTCCACAGGTCTTCCAGCTTGGCAACAGATATACAATTTGACACAACTTGCATTACTTCATCTTTGGTTCTTTTGCAATCACCTTCTTTCAGTGGCCCATTGACCGTCCATCCCAGCATAGTTTTTACTGCATAAGGCCCATTATTGACACTAGGAATGTCTTCCTCTGGTGCAATTGCCTTGGTGACATTAGTTTCAATTAACAATCCTGTTTCTGGCCCAGTGAGAGGTATTTGCATCCCTTTAAGATGTGGCCACTTATTTGCATCTTCTTGTTGTAGGATGTTGTCTTTTCTCACTGGAATATccttttgtgaaaaaaacaaatttagctCTACGAAGTGACTGATTCCAGGTGGCTTACCAACAACTCTGTTGCCATGTTGCTAGTCATGACTTTGTTTTCCCCCATAGTTGTAAGGAGGAGGTTAACCTTTTTATCATGTAACTTGAGCACATCGAGATGTTTATCCATGCAAAACATAGCTGTGCTGCTAGGATCCAAAAATGCATACGAAGTAATTACtttattgccattttttttgctttcactcAGATAAGAACTATGGCAAGAATGCTTGCGTATAGGTTTCCTCTGATGACTCCAGTTTCCCCTAtaccactaaaaaaaaaaaaaaaaatagctgctTATCAGATATGACCAGGAGACTCAGTTTTTGACTTTTATGGTAGTTATCCTCAATTTATTATAATAGAATTTACTGGGAGGGTGGACAACATAAGAGGTGAATTATTAGGTTTTTTCCTATGTAAATGCAAAAGATAAGTTGAGCAAGTTTTACAGCTTAACGTACTTAATCTTCATTAAGCTGATCACTGTCCAAGGAAACATCTGGCTCTCTCGCTCATGGTCAAACGAGACATTGGATCCCTCAGCCTCCTTCCTGTGTTTAGATCGTGGGCTCAGTCATGGTGAACTACCGTAAGTCCTGTAACGGGACCatgtccttctctctgtctctgttagATGATTTGAATCCTTTCTATCTGGTTGAACTTCTCTACATAAACCCAACAAAGGGATCAGATTACAGTCACCTGTCAAAGATATAATCCACATGGATTTTGGGTTGTGGGTAAAAATTGCTAAATAATTTTAAGAGATCATGGGCTCTGgaaaagctgattttaacatttttattttatttactattttctgattttaataGACTAAATAATCGATCAACATTAATGGAAATAACGGTCTACAAATTATTCATAGTGTAAATAATTATGAGGCTGTTGTAAGCAAATGTAAACTAATATTCATAATATTTCAATATGACATGAGGGTACCTATTAAAGCTGTGTTTCATTCGTTTCTGCAGGTGTATAACCTGGCATCTTTTTTCAGAAGGAAAGGGATAAACGGTGGCAATGAAAGCGCAACGCACTGCAACTTTATAAAACATATGGAAGTAGACAAAACAAAGTGAGTCAAGAAAACGTCTTCAGCAATGTGACAACACAGGCGCAGCTTTGACAACAACTGCACGAAGGACAGGAGAACGCGCAGTCTAAAAGCCAGTTGGTGTGTCATTATTAGTGATTTGTTTAATAGTGTACGAGATTTACCACCACCTTTTTAGGCCATATTACAGAAGAAGGAAGGGGAAGTTCACAAAGACCGAGGGGGGTTTGAAGGCAGCCAGTCCCAGCTGCGCAGCGCTTATAAGCTGCAGCTCGTCGTTGTGTCCTCCAGAGGCGAAGCTGGAGTTTGGAGAGACGAGCGGACGGCGCCGAGCGCAGCTTCTATCATGCACTGCACGCGTTTAAAACTGGGACAAAGTTTCTACATTCGGAGTTAAgcagctgttgtttgttttgtttgtttgttctgtttaaaTCAAGCTCGCACACTATGGAGTATTGGAGGCAATGCACTAAGTGGCTGATCAGCTGCAACGTGCTGCCAGCGAACCACCGTGTGACTGCGGACAAGGCGCAGGTGTTCGACTTAGCGCAGACCCTGCGGGACGGGGTGCTGCTGTGTCAGCTGCTGAACAACCTTAGACCTCAGACCATCAACCTGAAGGAGATCAATCTCAGGCCGCAGATGTCACAGGTACACACCGCCGTGTTATGCGCTCATGCCAGTCCTACACTGACTTCTGTAGAGTAATTCTAACGAGGAACCCAAGAGACCAAAGGGCGACCTACAGTAGCCCAAATTGGCTTATAAACAGACACTTTAATACCAAACCCGTAGGGCCAGACGCCAACAGTAGGCACTCTAATAAGAAACTAGTATGTCTCCGTTACTCACTCATTTGAAAACTAActtcaaaatgtgttgttgcaaACATGAAGTGACTGCTTTTCAAAAAGGAACTGTGGACGAGGTGAACAAGCCGGTCTTTAAACAGCACGCCACAGAAAACCAAATAATTAGATTAAAACACCTGCAAGCACAGATAGAACTGAGTTAGTGCTAGACATGTGTCTCACTTCTTTGTTGGGGACCCCTTTATTTCTTTGGCACTGTTTCAAACTGATAAATGTCTCAGTAAATATGAAGGCCGCAGAGCGACCTCTGACAGGCTCAACTGATGCGGACACATTCTCACAAATCTGTGCagtcaaaaatgtattaattaatgtCGATTTAGTGCTAAGCATCCCTCATGATGTGAAATCCAAAGGAATAGTCCAACACTTGACCTCTGTACCATTCATTCCTGGTAATTAACTGCTCTTCCTGTTATAATTCTGCCTTTAATCCAcccattgtgtttgtttgcaacTGAGTTTGAATCCTTACAATGTGTAGTTAGCCATTAGGAGACAAaaataagagaagaaaaaacTCTTGTATCCTTTTTGAAGAAGATTAAACGAAGCTTGcgcaaaacacaacaaaacaaaaaaaaaatcacaataatgtcagatatatataatatatatatatatattatatattttttgttccatgccacacagatgtTTCTAGCAGTGTATCTCTCTATGTGCCAACAAACTCAGCTAAAATCTGTTGTTTATCAAAACACTAGCTATTAATTCTTAGGCCTTTGTAATATGTCACGATAAATACAACACTTCCTGTGCACAAATTGACGCATATCAGTCAGGCGACATTGCAGGTTTTTAGATCTTTATCATCTAGGAAGAATATAATCTAGTCAGCCCTAGAAGACAGTCGAGATAAGCAGACCTAGAAGACACAATCATTTTGGCAAagggttaattaaaaaaaatcatgaagcatgtggggtggctgtagctcacttggtaaggcagtcgtccacggaccacagggtcagtggtttgatccccggtcccggctatatgtcaaagtgtctctgggcaggacactgaacccctaacagcccattccccttaTTGGGGGAAGGTTgcaattggggagggttgcgtcaggaagggccctgaactcacaggataaaccgaaaggacaaaaaaataaaaaataaataaactaaaaaaaaaaaatgacatgaaactacctggggttcagtgtcttgcccaaggacacctTAACATGTAGCTGGGAGCGGGgagaccctgtggtccatggtcaactgccttaccaactgagctacggcCGCCCTGTAATAcctttaatacaaaataattaatgaatGCATCAATAAACACTAATTTTGCGTTCCAAAATTTTTCCCTTAAATAAAAGCCTGTGCTCTAGTTGGGCATTCGGTTGTGCTGGTCTACTCAGTATGTCCTCTTTCAGTGCACGTCCACTTATCTTTTAGTGCCTTGACACACATTGAAAGCAAACACATACAATGGATAGTCATAGCCTGCAGCTGTAGGTCATCTCACTGTGAACACTTGACTTTGGTCAAGAAAAGCATGTGTGTCAGTGGGCTGCAGATTTTAAATGGTCTCCTTATTGTGCTCTGCTGACCTACCGTCCTGGAAGTAACGAAATGAAGTTCGAGAGTGATGAAAATGTGCGACCTGGCTGCATATATAAAGTTCTTATTCTCATGAACAAAACAGGCAGGGAAAACAGTATGTTCTCTGCTTTTCTGCTATTTTTTGAAGGAGAACACAACTGAACACAATTGAAGAGAACGTTCGCCATATGCGCTAAATGTTGCTAAATAAAGAGGCTAACCGTCCGGAGAGGCACATCAAGCAACACATCAACTTTTGGACCCCCCAAAAATTTGCAAAAAAGGGACCCTGTTGGCTTATTATTTTGGCTCCCTTAAACCTCTAATGAAGACATGCAGAACACCACACTGCCCTAAAATCCCCTTAAGCCCTCCATGCGCTTCTTTGCCTGTGGCCCCTTGAGAGTCCAGGACTACCACTTGCTAATTATCTgtttacatgtgcacacataatgaaataatgaatttagCAGGAAAAGCATACCATGTAAACAAATGATAAACGTTCGAACAGTCATTTCCAAATTATCAAGAAACCTCTGCACTTCAAGTGAACAGCATAAAGCCTCAAACTGGAATTTCTTAGAATCATccaaactttaaaaattaattttataatacTTGCCAATTAAGTcatggttgtttctttttataacagGAAAAGTACAGCTTATTTGATGGATGTGGGTATTGAACTCAATCCTTTGTTTCACACAGCTATAGTTTGAAAATGTTACTGGGAGAGGCCTTCCGTGTTGCGTCTTTGTGTAAGCTCTATTACCAACTCTTTCCACCGATGTCTGTAACAATGACCAGTTAGGACAACTTAAAACATATCTTAAGTTAATTGAACTGacttagttttacattttcaaaaatcaaaatgacatTGAAAATTTGTATCTTCATTCCTAAATTCAATATGAGATCAGGTAACTCCCAATTTAACTACATAAGGGGAGCATAGGTTTATGATGCTTTACAAACAAGCTGAGCAAGAGACAATGCACCAGAGCTGGGACTATTTTCAGGGGTATGCGCTTGATGTTGGTGCAAAAGCTAAATGTTCATGCACTTCCTCTGCAGACAAATGAGGCCCCAGGGGGTGGTGGAGTGATTACAGGCCCCTCCTTGATGAGCTGATAAAAAGGAGATTTTGTGTTCTCAAGAATCTTGTTACTGTTTCTTATTTACTGCAAATCATCACATTTGcagtaaataatgttttagtCATCACCTAATAATGTACTCGGAAGAGTAAAAGTATTCCTGGATCATTTTACATAAGTGGATATTTAAGTGTTTGCTCAGGCTTGAGCCAGAGCCCAACCCATAGTCACACTGTCTGGATGAACATTTCTTCCCACTGAGATGCAAGTCCTCATGGGAAGTGACACCCAAAGTGCACATGGTTAGTGGTTACATTTTGCCTTGTGAAACTTTTCACTTTCAGTCTGCGGAGTGTGTGACTCACCTTCACTTTTGTGAAGGCAGGATGAAATTCCCTGAGTTCCGGTTATGTGTgactttcatttacatttaaacagaaTTAAATGGTTTGGCCTCTAAATACAATGCACAAATAAGTTATTTGTCAAATGGAGTCAGGTGATATAAAATtgattatgtaaatatttttttcagttccTGTGCTTGAAGAACATCCGGACATTCCTGACATCTTGCTGTGAGGTGTTTGGGATGAAGAAAAGTGACTTATTTGAATCCTTTGATTTGTTTGATGTTCGAGACTTTGGAAAGGTAACACCCTCATcagcccttttttttctttctttctttctttctccttctttttctgcttaattcgcagtaatttaaaaaaataaaatttcccactactttgttttttaattgtaaagatTTGTGAAAGCTGAATAATTTTACGAGCTGTTTTTACGAGATGAGTGATGAGCGAGCACATTGTTAAATTACCGTGACATGTAAGGTCATAGTAAGGTCATAGATTGTAAGGATTCAATCAATAATTCAAATTCAGTTTCATTAAAGTCAAAGTTAATATTAACAGTGTTTATATACTTCTTAGCAAATGCAGGAAAAACGCTTTTTCAAAAAAGGGAATCCGATGTTTTGTTCGCAGCTGCAGTTATTATATTGGTATTATTACTATATATTGTTACAGCGTAGAGACATAGAagttattatataaaaatataagtcACTGAAGAAACCTTTTCTTGTTTCACTAATAAGCAAGGACCTTCACATATCCACTCACAcattcagattttattaaaaaccatGTGATATGCAGCCAGTTGGCTGGAGTGTGTCTTTGTATGCGCGTGTGTGAGTTTAAAGCATTGCCCAATCATTGCCTGGTCTTGCATTTTCCCTGTGCACT
Encoded here:
- the dcaf8 gene encoding DDB1- and CUL4-associated factor 8; this translates as MAEADGKATVLNGGSEEKESAEDQHEEGNASESKGGQTESSPGDVTPTETGEASGDKLMPNVEGETGANVEGEEEEDTDSMDGSGLYSLTEDGERESESGRQERVKDKDGGKRAARKRNRPGGDANQSSSSDEDDVDDEDEEEQKDDDGEDDDEAMEAWLGAELRDLRGPTWQAVPSLRSREIGRYSHQFVRRVCGARGLVQRLELQGRLERHTGCVNTLHFNPSGTRLASGSDDLRVVIWDWAVRRAELEFESGHKSNVFQAKFLPHSGDSTLAMCARDGQIRVAELSATQCCKNTKRVAQHKGAAHKLALQPDSPCFFLSAGEDAVVYGIDLRLDRPANKLVVVKEGDKKVGLYTIFVNPAKTHDFAVGGRDQYVRIYDQRKINENDNNGVVKKFCPSHLVSSESKTNITCLVYSHDGTELLASYNDEDIYLFDSNHSDGADYRRRYKGHRNNATVKGVNFYGPCSEFVVSGSDCGHIYLWDKYSARVVQFMEGDRGGVVNCLEPHPHLPGMATSGLDHDIKLWAPTAESPTGLKGLKEVMKKNKRERDEDTVRHGDQYDTQLLWFLMRHMRNRRPARARREGADPDTDESWSSPDSSDEEEGGPDHVQCMSS